Genomic window (Rosa chinensis cultivar Old Blush chromosome 6, RchiOBHm-V2, whole genome shotgun sequence):
TAGGTTTAGGAGTTATACCATTGATATaaacaaaggaaagaatagGTTTTATCCGAGTCTCATCGAATGTGTTGATGATTGTTGAACACTAGGGTCAATGCGgacattaattttcttttacttGGTAATAATCTTTTTGCCAGCACACTATTATTAACTTGCAGGTTCTATGGAATTTGGGAGCTTAATAatatctattgtttttatttatttatttatttttaaagatcAAGTTCTTTACTAACACCAAAACTGAGAAACACTGATGCACTAGTTCATCTGTCATGTTCTTGTAATTAATCTGATCAAGAAGATGAATATCGTATatcgacacacacacacacatatgtatttatttatttatttattatgcaCACAGAAAAATGGTAACATGTCTGGTTGCATGCAAAATATTTTGACTAAGAAAGTAGTGTAAACTTAAATAAATCCATTTTtgacacaccaaaaaaaaaaaaaaaaaaacttaaataaCTCCAACATGATACACATTGATATAGGTAAATTTAATTGAAGACAACCTGTTATAACATTTTAAGAATGATTTGATACCTGTTTTCTTTTCAGGTACTTAAAGACCCCACTGTGTCCAAGGATGTTTTGAAGGCACGGGCTGGAGCATTGAAAAAGTTGGGAACAATCTTCCAAGTAAGCTATTATATAAGATCTTAAATTTCGAGCTATATAGGTATATTGGTTGTGGTAGGGATCAACTATAGCTTCAATTAGCCTTATATTTCCGATGAAACTGAAGTATCCTTTCTTTTTCAGGGTGCAAAGGCAGCTTACAGTAGAGAGAACAGTCTCCGCCATGAAAGGGACGAGAAAATAGATTCAGCGTCGTCATCGTAATTCTGGACCCACAAGTAATTCCATATTTCACTAATGTAAGTGGTCTCATGTTGAGTGATGATAGGTTCTCATTACAGCATTATAGCCGTCTGCTGAATATTATAGAATATATTTGCTATTGATTGTATTGATTTAGTATGAACCGATGACTTGATTCAACCTTGGCCGTTTCAGTTATGTTCCGCTGTGATATTTGACGTCAGATGTATGCTGCCTTGGTAATTCGTATGAAATTATATACGTTTTGTATCTAATGAATCAGCTAAGAGCAATATCCAGTTCTTAAGGCCTAATTTATTGAGCTCGTAATGGTTGTGGTCATCAGCTCCTTGCTTCTTGATTCAGAATCTGTGAATGGATACTTCAGGCATGGTAAGTGATGACGCATTTGCGAAATTTAGACACCCTTCTATTCATGACCTTGCAAATTTACACATTCTTCAGCAATCATTTTCTGCATCTGTCTCTGGGAGTCGTGGAAGGTTAGATGGCTGAAATGGTCAGATGTTAGGTACAAGCAGCTCCAAGAAAAAGAACTGGGGTGATATAATATATGTAAAAGCAGGCCAAAAAGTTTACCATTATCTAGAAAAGTAAAAACCATCACTGATTGGGGACCCGTTTTGCCGCGTGTTCTATTTAATCCACAGTACTGATTAGTGATGTTATTGTTACAATTATTAGACTCCGAAACTTTGAAGTTATTGGAGAATCAGAAATTATAACTTCAAACCACTACAGGCCGGGAATGGAGATTGGAGTTTGAACTCAGAAGAACGAGAGATTTTTCTTCATCGGTCTGGGCAACGAGGACTAGTGGCTTCAAACCAAGGACCTTACATCAATCACAAGCAACGATGCCTCAAATGTTAGAAAATAACCAACAATATATATGTAGTCGACATTCACTATTCAAGAGTCAACTGCATCCATATCTGTGGAGGCAAGTAAACGCAAGTAGAAAAGCGCAATAAAAGTGCAGGTCTGATCTGCAACTCGCAAACCAATGACAAGGATACGAGAAATGAGAACCGGAGAACCTCTTACAACTAGAGCTTTCATCCCACTTTTGAGAATTATTAATATGTTCCGCGGTCTAGCCTAATGTGATAGAATCCAGCTTTTTGAGTGGTGTCAGTTTCACTGAACTCATCCTTTTCCGGTTCAGAGTGAAACTAAACTTACAAATATCATCCAGTACTGCAGATTGGTAGTAATCTATGCATTGCTGTTAGAATCCAAGGCTAGCTGATTTCAAAATAACTTCCGGGTACTGTTTTATGTCGACAATCCAGCAAATTAAGGAGATTCAGGCAAATTCTTTATTTGATTGTTTTCATATTCCCTGCACATCTGTCATTCCACTAACTCTGAAAAGCACAGATCGGGAGTGTATCGTTGAaagtaaaaacataaataataaggcgAAGCCATGCAATTGAATGATAGTTAAAACAATGTTATCCTATCCAGCAAAGGAATTAACAAGAATTCATTTCATTGTTTTCATTGCATGGACAAAGCTACTTATAATGAGGTTGTTCTGATTGATGAAAGACAACACAAATATCCCGAACTCACATTTCCATTATAATTCCCTGATTAATTAGTGCACAACATCCCACATTCCCACATTCCCACTAGGTCTATAGTAGTCAAGATTCGCTAACCATGTTTTCTGAATGGTATATCTTCTTGGTTAGTGAAAGAATAGACTGGCCAATTATTGAAGGCAATTGAAGGTAGGGATGGTATCACTTTGGCTAGGGGCTGCCCTAGGTAAGACCACTTTatagaaaagaaatttaaaaaaacatGGCTGTTTTGAATATGTATGCTTCTCTTTATTCTCCACCGGTGTTCCTTGAGTGGTATTTGGTGCGTTGTCCTTGTCCTTACAGATAATTGAAAGCACTAGCCCTCCAGAAAAGCTATTTTATACCTCACATCTCTTTTCTGATCTGCGCAACCAGAGGACAAACAGTTAACTAATCACCAAACTTTCCTGCTAATTTCCAAGTTTCCATTGCAGTCCTTCTGAGTTTACTGATAACTGAAACCAACAATGCTAATTGCTGATCTCTTTTATTCTATTTATAGGTTATTATCGCGAAAAATGATTTAAACTTGAACTAAAGCTCATCAGACAAGCTCGTATCTAAGcttgaaaatcgatcaattgCGTACTCGAACTCTTGCAGAACATATGAAATTAGTACCTCGATCGGGTAAAGGAAGTTTGGCTGTaaacaaattaatttatcacatAAGGATAAGGTGCCTGAGATATCAACCTGTAGCTGAGGAATAGGCTAGTTACTTGGGTCACAGGCGACCATCTTTTGACGGAAATATTGATCTTTTTTAAGGTAAGTATCCAGTTGATGTGTTCTTCAATAAGTTCGAATACCCGCTTGATCGATTTTCAAGTTTTGAGTATTAGGTCTTATAAGCTGTAACTCGTGTGTAATAAAATCCCCTATTTGTATAAACAGACATGATGGTCATCTTGGTGTCTCCAAAATCTGTTACATTCTGCTTATCTGGGTGCCTGTTATATGTAGAAGATTATAGTAACATTTCTGAAATATATTGTAGGTATGCTAGATCTATAAGAAAATCAAGGGTATTGTGATAATTTCCACTGGGAGTCCTATCATACTGAGCACTATTCTGTTAATTACCATATCAATCCACTAACTTCCTAGGGACCTATACTTAGTGCTTCAGCAACAGCAAGGTGAAGTCTATGTCACCTTTCTCATTTGAATTTAAAACTCAAAAGCGTGAATAAAGCTTGAATTATTTTATAATTAACTATCAATTTTCAGTACGTGTATCTCTAAGAATTCCACTTCATGTAATTAACTTTGATGTATCTCTGCACTAATGTAGATCAGTAGATATATAGCTAGGAAAGCATATATATCATTTGGCGTCCATGCGCTAATTCTCTAAAACCTTGaatgagagaaagagaaaagagctTAGAAAACAACAAAGTTGCCTAAACATCATGGGTTTTATGTTTCTCAAGAAGTTCACTATCCTTATTCTCCTGATTTCTGCAGCATCACTTTTATCAACCTCTTTTGCAGCAGGTTGTTCTCTATTCATATCTTCCACTGCAGCCTTTGGTTTTATCATATGCCAACATATAATGTCAGAGATCTGTTACAAAAAAATGAATACATATATtctatataattatatacaaCGTTATTTTGAAGCATATATGCATGGTCATGCAGAACTAGGAAATGTGCattttttcttaaactaaattgtGAACCTTCTTTGCATATGCAGCGTATTAGAAAGTAGCTAATATCATCACTAACTCTTGTTGTTGCTTCATCAGCTTCTGCTACAATGACTCTTTAATTAGAAAAATGTGCAACATGTATCAAGCACATATATGATGTGCTTGATTCTAATTATGCATAAGAAAACAGAACACAGAGAATGCCAGCTCAATTTCTTATATGCAACTGCTTTTGCAGGTGGACAATCCAAATTTGTCAATAAGTTGGCTAAAGAAGCAGTGGATGAAACTCCAGAGGTATATATTCTctggttcatcttcttcttcatgatAATAATTTCTTTCCTCTTTTCTCTGAGTAATCAAAATCAAGTAACATTCAATAATGATATTCTTTGAGCTTGAAATTCATTATAAAGAACACTATGGTTGGATTTAAATTTGCTAATTCAACCAAAACTCAGATGTTCACGTACagtaataatatttttttaaatttgagaTCTTGCTGATTCAGTATCTGATTTTTGACATGGTAGGAAGTATTAGGGAAGCCATTGAGCCGCAAGGAAGCTGCCAGAATCCATGAAAGGCTTCTCAGGGCTAACACAAAAGATTATGGACGATACGATCCAGCACCTGCTCTTGTTAAGCCTCCTTTCAAGCTCATTCCAAACTGATCATGGTTTAGACATCAAAGTTGGAAGTTGGAGTACGTAGTAGTGTCTTATCATTAAATAAAACGAACTAGCTTATGGTATTCACTATAAAGACATGAAAGAATCCCCTACTAGTGTAATTATATGACATATATAGACAATATAAATACTAAGTTTTGAGGTGTAATATCAATGTGTCGTTTTATTCATCTGTTATATATATGGCTTCTTATATATGAAGAGATTTGTCGGTAGTTTATCAAGTCAATATGCAAGTAAACTCACACTTTCTTGTCAATTAAGCTCAGCCAAGAAAGCACATATGTATCGACTACAACATTAAAACATAAATAGATCTAAAGCTTAGTCTGTGCTGTACGTGGTCTGCGACATCTTCCCTACGGATTAGAAGAGGTCGCAGACCCCTCGAAATAGAAACCAGCTTCTTCTTACACCCCTTAGAGTAGAAAATAAGAGTTTGATGTGTTTGTTATGCTTCAATATTATTCATCGCCAAATAGAAGGTTTATATAGAGATACAAGTATAATCCTAATAGGACAATatctcctacaattatacagaAAACGTAATCTACACACACAAAGAAAGgaaatatttacacaatattctacactccccctcaagttggtgcatagatgtcgatcaggcccaacttgtcaattgaattgtcaaacactttccttgACACTCCTTTCGTAAGAACATTTGCTAATTGATCTTCTGTATGCATGAAGGGAAAACGAATAATCTTTCTATCCAGGTTTTCCTTAATGAAGTGCCGATCCACCTCCACATTCTTAGTCCGATCATGCTGAACAAGATTATAAGCAAATTCAATAGCAGATGTGCTATCACAATGCAAGTCCAAAGGTTTCTTGAGtttaaaacccaaatctttcaacatATTATGAATCCATAACATCTCGcaaactccatgtgccataaCTCGAAACTCAACTTCAGCACTCGACCTAACAACaaccttctgtttcttactGCGCCAAGTCACAAGGTTtcctccaacaaatgtaaaataCCCAGATGTAGACCGTTTGTCAGTCTTATCACCAGCCCAGTCTACATTCGTGTACCtcacaacttccaattcatctttctttttgaaCAACAAACCTCTTCCAAGTGCCATTTTAAGATATCTTAGAATACAGtacactgcatccatatgctcttcaatggaacaatgcataaattgactaaccacactcacagcataagcaatatcatgTCTAATATGAGAAAGATAAATAATTAAGCCTCCCTACTAGACGTtggtaccttcctttatcagttggaacctgATCCGGATAGATGGCGAGTTTGTGGTTCATCTCAATCGGTGTCTCAATGGGTGCGCAGTCAAGTATTCTAGTCTTAACTAACAAGTCAAGTACTTACTTACGTTGGGATAaagaaatccccttcttagaccttgccacttcaattccaagaaagtaCTTCAATTGTCCAAGGTCCTTCATCACAAACTCCTTATAAAGATACTTTTGTGGGGCCTCCATCTCTTTTAGATCATCCCCtgtgacaatcatatcatcaacatatactatCAGAGCGATAATCTTACTCTGACTACCCTTGATGAACAAGGTGTGATCCGAGTAACTCTATCTATATCCAAACACCCTCATAGACTTAGAGAATCTGCCAAATTAAGCTCTAGgagactgcttcaaaccatacaTAGACTTCTTCAACTTGCAAACCTTGCCAGTATCACAAGGCATATTTTTGACTCTTGGCGGCATGTCCATattacacttcttcctccaaatttccATTAAGGAAATcgttcttcacatcaaactgatgTAAAGGCCAATCTTTAGAAATCAAGATTCGAACAGTGTTGATCTTTGCTACAGGGGCAAACGTTtcttcataatcaattccataACGCTGggtgtatcctttggcaactaatTTGGCTTTGTACCTGccaatgctcctatcagctttAAGTTTTATTGCaaacacccaacgacacccAACAGTCTTATTTCCATCAGGCATAGTCACAATATCTCAAG
Coding sequences:
- the LOC112170309 gene encoding protein CASPARIAN STRIP INTEGRITY FACTOR 1, translating into MGFMFLKKFTILILLISAASLLSTSFAAGGQSKFVNKLAKEAVDETPEEVLGKPLSRKEAARIHERLLRANTKDYGRYDPAPALVKPPFKLIPN